One Calditrichota bacterium DNA window includes the following coding sequences:
- a CDS encoding sigma-70 family RNA polymerase sigma factor: protein MHNDLIDRIAAGDAEAFTEFYRQYARLVLNLCFRLVRDREDASDLTQEVFVRVFRQASSFRHEAQPLTWLYRIATNLCLNHLRRAKRHDPLGTIEELEEASGVQVAHGSERPDVLAERQEAQLLVWRAIESLPPAQRAALVLQKYEGLSCQEIAAIMGCSVASVQSRLHRAKENLARVLSAALREE from the coding sequence GTGCACAACGATTTGATTGACAGGATCGCGGCTGGCGACGCCGAGGCGTTCACCGAATTCTACCGGCAGTATGCACGGCTGGTGTTGAACCTCTGTTTCCGTTTGGTGAGGGACCGTGAAGACGCCAGCGATCTGACGCAGGAGGTCTTCGTGAGGGTCTTTCGGCAGGCGAGCTCCTTCCGGCACGAGGCCCAACCGCTGACCTGGCTCTATCGCATCGCCACCAATTTGTGCCTCAACCACTTGCGGCGAGCCAAGCGGCATGACCCGCTTGGCACAATCGAGGAGCTGGAGGAAGCAAGCGGAGTACAGGTTGCTCATGGCTCGGAGCGCCCCGACGTGCTGGCGGAGCGGCAGGAGGCGCAACTGCTGGTGTGGCGGGCGATAGAGTCCTTGCCACCGGCGCAACGTGCAGCCCTGGTCCTGCAGAAGTACGAGGGGCTCTCTTGTCAGGAGATTGCCGCCATCATGGGCTGTTCGGTTGCCTCGGTGCAGTCGCGCCTGCACCGCGCCAAGGAGAATCTGGCGCGGGTGCTCTCTGCCGCGCTCCGTGAAGAATGA